One window of the Macrobrachium nipponense isolate FS-2020 chromosome 22, ASM1510439v2, whole genome shotgun sequence genome contains the following:
- the LOC135198241 gene encoding tigger transposable element-derived protein 1-like: MAMPEGPMGRKFHTQWHRSLSGVFSWLGLQQCTKALQPQSSLAFTHKVMVAGVVIHYMDRYPSISTILKQKEAIKAATPSKGVNFLSNKRSHVHDEMEKLLLVRIKDKEIAGDTITETAICQKAGTIFGDLIAQADTTSTPDFKASRGWFDKFRRWTGIQSVVRHGEAASSDTKAAQAFIKTFNEMTINEDYSSQNVFNCDETGLLWKKMPRQTYIMEEEKKLPGHKPMKDRLTLALCSNDSGVWKVKPLLVYHSETPRAFKAHKEHQEELTTDDLKELEAMQHNVFQEVL, translated from the exons ATGGCCATGCCAGAAGGCCCCATGGGTAGGAAGTTCCACACTCAATGGCACAGAAGCTTGTCTGGGGTTTTTAGTTGGCTAGGACTCCAACAATGCACAAAAGCTCtgcaacctcaaagcagtttagCCTTCACTCACAAGGTAATGGTTGCAGGGGTGGTCATTCATTACATGGA CCGATATCCGTCGAtaagcaccatccttaagcagaaggaagccatcaaagcagctacaccttccaagggcgtgaattttttgtccaacaagaggagccacgtgcatgatgagatggagaagcTGCTTCTTGTacggattaaagacaaagaaatcgctggcgatacgataaccgagacggcaatctgccagaaggccggcactattttcggtgatctgattgcccaggccgataCGACgtcaaccccagacttcaaggcttctcgtgggtggtttgataaattccgtagaTGGACTGGCATCCAgtcagtggtgcggcatggggaggctgccagctcggacacgaaagcagcccaagcctttattaagacgttcaacgagatgacgatcaacgaagacTACAGTTCTCAGAatgtcttcaactgtgatgagactggccttttatggaaaaaaatgcctcgtcagacgtacatcatggaggaagagaagaagctacccgggcataagcctatgaaagacaggcttacgctcgcactttgttccaacgacAGTGGGGTTTGGAAggtcaagcccctacttgtgtatcattccgagactcctcgagccttcaaggcccacaaa gagcaccaagaggagcttacaacagatgacctgaaggagttggaggccatgcaacataacgtcttCCAagaagttctctag